Part of the Pseudomonas abietaniphila genome is shown below.
ATGAGCTGGATCAACGACGCAAAGCTTTCGACCAAATTGATCACGGCGTTCGCGCTGTGCGCATTGATTACCCTCGGCGTCGGCCTGCTGGGCAGTCGTGGTGTTTCACAACTCTCCGCAAGCCTGAATCTGGTGTTCAACAACAACCTCGTCTCGGTTTTGAACACCGATCAGGCCAAAATCAAAGCGGTCGGGCAAACCCGCGACATGTATCGGCTCTACGTCGCCACCCAGGCCGGTTTGCCGCAAAGTGTCAAAGACGAATTCATAGCCTCGATGAACGCCAATCAGGCCGCCAGCGAGAAGTCATTCTCAACTTACCGCCGTACGTTGCTGGCGGACGATGAACGTGCAGCAGGCGATCAGATGGAGAGGGACTGGCCGGCGTATCAAGCCATCGTGCAACGCTACGTTGCACTGATGAAAGCGGGCGACGTAGACAATGGCCGCGCCCTGTTGCTGGGCGACCTGCAAAAAGCCTATCGAGGCGTGATGGACGAGTTGACCATCATGACCGACTCCAACAACCGGCAGGTCAACGAAGGATCGGTCGCCGCGACCGAGCTGGCCTCCTCAGCGAAAACCTCGCTGTACATCGGGATCGGTCTGGCATTCGTCGCCGCCGTCCTGCTGGGGTTGTTCATCAGCCGGCTCATCAGCAGACCGATTGCTTATGCGGTCTCCAGCGCCAGAAGCATCGCCGGGGGCGACCTGACTCAACGCATCGTCAGCACCGGCCGAGATGAAGCTGGACAACTGCTGAGCGCGCTGGACGACATGCAAAACAGCCTGAAAAACACGATCCAGCAGATTGCCAGCGCTTCCGACCAATTGGCCTCAGCTGCCGAAGAGCTGACCGCGGTCACGGACAACGGCAGCCGCGGCCTGGTGCGTCAGAACGATGAGATCCAGCAGGCAGCAACGGCCGTGACGGAGATGACCTCGGCGGTCGAGGAAGTCGCACGCAACGCAGTCTCGACCTCTGAAGCCTCTCGAACGACCAGCGAACAAGCCAGCAATGGGCGTGATCAGGCACGGGGCGCCGTTGTGGCCATCAACAATGCGACCGCGGAAATTGCTGCCTCTACCACCATGGTCAAGGATCTCGCTCTTCAAGTACGCGACATCGGCAAAGTGCTGGACGTCATCCGCGGGATCGCCGAACAGACCAATCTGTTGGCGCTCAACGCCGCCATCGAAGCGGCCCGAGCGGGCGAACAAGGACGAGGCTTCGCCGTTGTCGCCGATGAAGTTCGCGCCCTTGCCGCGCGTACCCAGGCGTCCACCGGTGAGATCGAAGGCATGATCAGCAGCGTACAGAGCAGTGCCGACCAAGCGGTGGGCTCGATGGGCAAAAGCCAGGCGCTGGTCAACGACACGCAGTCCCTTGCTCAAGCAACCGGCCAGGCACTGGAGCAGATTGCCGAAGCCATCGCGCAGATCAACGACCGCAACCTGGTCATCGCCACGGCATCGGAAGAACAGGCGCACGTCGCACGTGAGGTCGATCGCAATCTGGTCAACATTCAGGACTTGTCGACGCAGACGGCTGCCGGTGCCCATCAGACAAATGCCTCGACCCAGGCGCTGGCCGGCCTGGCTGTGTCATTCAATACCCTGGTCGCGCGCTTCCGCGTTTAAGCGCGAGCCCCCGTCAGCCCGTCGATTGACGGGCTGTGCTGGACGCTGCTGACCACCCTGCGCGAACTCGAAAGCCACGAAGAACCCACCGACCGTCGCCGCCCGATGGGCGCCAACCACGGTCAAGGACACGCCGACAAGCGCAACTGGCTGGAACGCCGCCGCGATGGAAAGGCGCGCTTCGAAGGCCTTGAGCCGTCTGTCTATGCCCTCGCCCCAGCCACCACACTGGCTGATAAAAAAGTCGCCCGACGTCGGTCGGGTGACCTTCTGCCGTTAAAAAACACCTACACTTTGACTCGATCAGTCCCGAGCGTTCGGTGAAGCCGTCAGCGCCGCTCGCGCCCTACGACCCGTCTATCGCTGCAGGAGATGACTGTATGCCAAAGAGTCGTGCCCCTTTCACCATGGATTGCTGGAACAAAGAGTGGATCATTCATGGACATAAGCTGGCTTGCCGGCATTGTGGTGCAAAGCAGTGCCCGACAACGGACGAGCACCCCTTCAGGCATACCGAAACCTGTGAAATGAGCGCCACAGGGCCGCGCTACCCCTGGAAGGAGCTCAATGACCTGCTTAAAGCGGATCTTGCAGACACCCGAAGGATGCTCCACTGAATACCAAAGGCCCGGGCCGGGCGGCCAACGCTTCGCCGTCGGTGGCGACGTGTTGGGGCCCGGCAAATCACAGGCAATAAAAAACCCGCCTGAGCGGGTTCTTTTCTATCAAAACCATTCCAACGTCCTGTCGGTAGCCTTCCCGGCAAATGGCAGATCATCCTTGACCTCTGAAGCCCTTCCTGTGCTTCAGTCGATGGATCCAATGTATGACGTCGCCACCGGTGTGTATACGGCGGGTTTGCGCAAACGCGTGTAAGCCTTTCGCTATAGCCCAGGTCGCGCCCTTGCCAGTGCTCCGCCGTTACGTGCGAAGATGAGGCCACCGAGCCCTCGGCTATCCAGGATTGAGTAATGCCCCAAGAGCGAATCGAAGCACTCCGCCTCCACAAGTCCATACAAGGGCCTATCAATGATCTGGTTCGGGCACTGAACGCCGCCAGTACCCGCGAGGACATTGAAAGAGAGGGCGCGATGGAAATTGCCTTCATTCTGGGCCTTGAATCGACCCGACGCCTGCGCGCCGCGGACGTCGAAGCGCTGTACATCATTTTCGATGACGCGGTACAGGAACGGCTCAAACAACTGTCGAAATGATCCAGCCTTGAGAACCCCGCGCTGGACGTGATGATTGCGCACAGCGCATTCGCGGGTGTCAGGTCTGCGCCAGGATGCAGTTCAGCAACCCCGGAAAGCGCAGTTCAAGCGCATCGGCTCGCAAGGTATTCATGTGCGTGGTGCCCACATTGCGGGTCTGAACCAGCCCGGCATCGCGCAAGACCCGAAAATGATGGGACATGCTCGACTTGGGCCGACCGCCGTCCAGCTCACCACACGTCGCTTCAGCGACAGACGCCAGATGGCGCACGATGTCCAGGCGAACAGGATCGCTCAACGCATAAAGCAGACGCTCAAGAGACAGTTCGGACGGGAGAGGATGTTTGAAGGCTCGCATGTGCGCATCATAGCGAGGGGGTTCGCATAACGCCATATTTCGAATACTATCGAACAAGCGAATCAAACCTACGAGGAATCTGTCCATGTCAGCACTGTTCGAGCCGTTCTCCCTGAAGGACGTCACCCTGCGCAACCGCATCGCCATTCCCCCAATGTGCCAGTACATGGCCGACAACGGCGTGATCAACGACTGGCATCATGTGCACCTTGCGAGCATGGCGCGCGGCGGTGCCGGTCTTGTGGTGGTGGAAGCCACCGCCGTATCGCCTGAGGGTCGCATCACCCCTGGCTGTGCCGGTATCTGGAGTGATGAACATGCCCAGGCCTTTATTCCGGCAGTAAAAGCGATCAAGGCCGCCGGTGCAGTGCCGGGCATTCAGATCGCACACGCGGGGCGTAAGGCGAGCGCTAATCGCCCGTGGGAAGGCGACGATCACATCGCAGCAACGGACCCTGCCGGCTGGCAGACCATCGGCCCCTCCCCGATCGCGTTCGGTGCCCACCTGCCCAAGGTGCCGCAGGAAATGACACTGGACGACATCGCCCGCGTGCGTCAGGACTTCGTCGACGCCGCCCGCCGCGCCCGTGAAGTCGGCTTTGAATGGATCGAGTTGCACTTCGCTCACGGATATCTGGGCCAGAGTTTCTTCTCCGAGCACTCCAACCAGCGCACCGACGCCTACGGTGGCAGCTTTGAAAACCGCAGTCGCTTCCTGCTGGAAACCCTGGCGGCTGTCCGCGAAGTCTGGCCTGAAAACCTGCCCCTGACCGCGCGTTTCGGCGTCATTGAATACGACGGTCGCGATGAGCAGACGCTCAGTGAATCGATCGAACTGGCGCGCCGGTTTAAAGACGGTGGTCTTGACCTGCTCAGCGTCAGCGTCGGCTTCACCATCCCGGAGACTAATATCCCTTGGGGCCCTGCCTTCATGGGCCCGATTGCCGAGCGCGTACGTCGTGAAGCGGGAATACCGGTCACCTCCGCCTGGGGCTTCGGTACGCCGCAACTGGCGAACGACGCCATCAAGGCCGGGCATCTCGACCTGGTGTCTGTTGGTCGTGCTCACCTGGCCGACCCACACTGGGCGTACTTCGCCGCCAAAGAACTGGGCGTAGACAACGCATCCTGGACGTTGCCCGCCCCTTATGCGCACTGGCTGGAACGCTATCGCTGAGGCGCCGCTGAACCGGAGATGTCGCTCAGTCGGCATCTCTTTCGGTACAGATCACACAAAAAAATGCGCACCAACGATCTGTTTTGGTGCGTTATGTGCGTAGCGCATACCCCATGCCGAACCGTCATAATCCTGATTTTACTGGCCGTGATACTCTCGCCGCACTTTTAAACAGGCGTAGATCGTATCTTCGACGAAGGCCCAGACTCAGGAACCGTCATGTCCAGAATTTCCCACTCCGCTCTGCGCCGTAATTTTCGCCAACTCCTGGCCTCTCAGGCCTGCTTTGAAACCGCTTCGGTGTTTGATCCGATGTCTGCCCGCATTGCCGCGGATCTGGGCTTTGAAGTCGGCATTCTCGGAGGATCGGTCGCTTCCCTGCAGGTATTGGCCGCGCCGGACTTTGCACTCATTACCTTGAGTGAGTTCGTGGAACAGGCCACCCGTATTGGTCGCGTGGCTCAACTGCCCTTTATTGCCGACGCTGATCATGGCTACGGCAATGCGCTCAATGTCATGCGTACGGTCGAAGAACTCGAACGCGCAGGCGTTGCCGCGCTGACCATCGAAGACACCCTTTTACCTGCACAGTTTGGCCGTAAATCTACCGATCTCATTTCTGTAGAGGAAGGCATCGGCAAGGTCAAGGCGGCACTGGAAGCACGCGTCGATCCGGAGCTGGCGATCATTGCTCGCACCAACGCTGGCGTGCTCTCGGTCGAAGACTGCATCGAACGCACACTGGCCTACGAAAAAGCCGGCGCTGACGGCATTTGCATCGTCGGGATCAAGGACTTCGAACACCTTGAGCGTATTTCGGAAAAACTGACCGTGCCGCTGATGCTGGTGACGTATGGCAATCCGAAGCTCAACGACAATGCGCGCTTGGCAAAACTGGGTGTGCGGATCATCGTGGCCGGTCACGCCGCCTACTTCGCTTCGATCAAGGCCACCTACGACAGCCTGCGCGCTCAGCGTCAGGTCACCCACAGCACCGAAAACCTCAGCGCGACCGAACTCACCCACACCTACACACTGCCGGAAAGCTATGTGGCCTGGGCGGAAGAGTTCATGGACGTCAAAGAGTAAATCCGGACGCCTGGCGAATTCAGGCCCACCATCGCATATGGGTGGGCTCGCCGGGCAGCGGGACTCAGGTCCGTAACAAACCGCTGACGTGCTCCAGATACGGGATCTGCGATTCTCTCCGCTGATTCACCAGCCACGCCCGTGCCTTCCCCACATCGAAGATCTGTCCCTGATCCATGAGCGCGAGCACCAGTGCGTGGGACATCCGGTAGTGGCCGCACTCTGCACATTTTCGTTCTTCCCAGCGCTCAGGGCACGCGAGTTCTTCCGCCGGGCCTGCGCAAATCAAGCAAGTCATGGGTCTTCCCCCCGTTTTTATTATTGGTCATGTCGACCGGTTTATCGTGGACGAATTCCCGAAACGTCATCCGCGCACGGCAATTTCGCAACGTTGCCCGGTGCCTTGTCCAAAAAACGCCGAACTCGTCCGGTCCTGAGCCCTCACATGTGAACGTTTCGGGCGCAATCGAGGGAACGCGCGATGCAAAACCTTAAGATCGCCACGTACAACGTCAACGGCATCGGCACGCGATTGCCCAACGTCTTGCAGTGGCTGGAGCGGGAACAGCCGGACATCGTTTGCCTTCAGGAACTCAAAGCCCCGGATAAAGCGTTTCCTGCCCGAGAGCTTGAGGCGGCCGGTTACGGGTCGCTGCACCTGGGCCAGCCGTCCTGGAACGGCGTGGCCATTCTGGCCCGCGACGCAGAGCCGCTGCTTATCCAGAAAGGCCTTCCAGGCATGGAAGACGACACCCACGCGCGCTATCTGGAAGCGGCAGCCCATGGTCTCGTCGTCGGTTGCCTGTACCTGCCCAATGGCAACCCGCAGCCGGGGCCAAAGTTCGACTACAAGCTCAAATGGTTCGAGTGCCTGATTGACCATGCGAAAACATTACAGTCCAGTGACCATCCGGTCGTGCTCGCGGGCGACTACAACGTCGTTCCGACCGACGACGACATTTACAACACCCGTTCGTGGCTCAAGGACGCGCTGCTTCAACCTGAAAGCCGAGAATGCTTTCAGCGGTTGCTCGCCCAGGGCTGGCTTGATTCCCTGCGACACATTTATCCGGACGAGCGCATTTACACCTACTGGGACTATTTTCGGAAGCACTGGCAGACGAATTCCGGGCTGCGCATCGATCACCTGCTGCTGAACCCTGCGCTGGCGCCTCATTTGCAGGATGCGGGTGTCGATGCGTGGGTGCGCGGGGAAGAACATGCCAGCGATCACGCGCCCACCTGGGTTCGCCTCGGCGCGGCCCGAAAGAAGACCAGAAAACCCGCAAGCGCCAAGTCCACATCCGCCCAGTCTGCACCGGCGACTCGCAAGCATCGTGAGCCCTCCGGTGAGACCAAAACCAAGCGTTCTGCACCGGCGGCGGCCAAAAAGTCGGCGTTGCCTGACAGCATCAAACCCGAACTCGCGACGCTGGTGGAATCAGCGCCCGAGGGTGACTGGCGGTACGAGATCAAGTTTGACGGCTACCGGGTCATGGCCCGCGTCGACAACGGCAGCGTGCGACTGTTTACCCGAAATGGTCACGACTGGACGCACAAACTGCCAGGTCAAGCGGAAGCCATTGTCAGTCTCGGGCTCGAATCCGCCTGGCTGGACGGTGAGATGGTGGTGGCCAACGAGCAAGGGGTGCCTGATTTTCAGGCTCTGCAAAACGCCTTCGAAAAAGGTCGTAGCGAAAACATCGTTTATTACCTGTTCGACATGCCCTTTCTCAATGGCACGGACCTGCGTGAGGTTGCGCTGGAACAGCGACGGGAGGCGCTGTCCGAGGTGCTGAAAAGCTGTGATGACGACGTGTTGAGGTTTTCCGACGACTTCGGCGAAACACCGGAGGCTCTGCTCAACAGCGCCTGCCAGATGCAGATGGAAGGGCTGATTGGCAAACGCGCCGGCAGCCCCTATGTGTCCCGACGCAGCACGGACTGGATCAAGCTGAAATGCAAACGGCGGCAAGAGTTTGTCGTCGTGGGTTACACCGAACCCAAAGGCGCGCGCAGCAAGTTTGGGGCACTGCTGCTGGGCCTGCACGATGCGGAGAGTGGTGAACTGCGCTACTGCGGCAAGGTCGGGACCGGTTTCAATGAAGCGACGTTAACGACGATTTACGATCAGTTGCTGCCGCTTGAAATCAAAAAAACCGCCGTGGTGAATCCACCCACCGGTTTTGAGGCCAAGGGCGTTCACTGGCTCGACCCCGTATTGCTCGCCGAAGTCGCGTTCGCCGAGATCACCCAGGAGGGCTCCGTGCGGCATGCGGTGTTCCAGGGCTTGCGTAACGACAAACCTGCGCAGTCGATCACGGAGGAACGCCCTGTCCCTGCCACGGCAGCGACAACCGAAAAGAAAACACCTGCGAATCCTGCCCATGCTCGGACAGAAGCCGAAAAATCTACGCCGCCGGCCACGACCGGAAAGATCAGGCTAACGCACCCTGAGCGGATCATCGATCCCGTCAGCGGCGCGACCAAGCGTGACCTGGCTGACTATTACATCAGCGTTTCGGAGTGGCTTTTGCCACAGCTGGCACAACGTCCCGTGGCACTGGTCCGGGCGCCCGAAGGTGTGACGGGCGAACTGTTCTTTCAAAAAAACGCCGAGCATCTGGCGATTCCGGGCATCGAGACCATGGGCAAGGCCTACACCGGACACCCGGTGATGCTGATCAACAACCTCGAAGCCTTGGTCGGGGCCGTGCAGATGAGTGCGATGGAGTTGCATGTCTGGAACGCCGTGGCCAAGGATCTTGAGCGTCCTGACCGATTCATTCTTGACCTGGATCCCGACCCCGCCCTCCCCTGGAAAAGCATGGTGGAGGCGACCCAGATGACCCAGGCCGTTCTCGACGAGCTGGGCCTGAAATCATTTTTGAAAACCAGCGGCGGCAAAGGGATTCATGTCGTCGTGCCGCTCACGCCGAAGGCTGACTGGGATGCCGTCAAAGCCTTCAGTCACGCGATCGTCAAGCACATGGCCAAGCTGGTCCCTGACCGATTTTCCGCCGTCTCGGGGCCGAAAAACCGCATCGGACGCATCTTCATCGACTACCTGCGCAACGGGCTGGGTGCGACAACCGTCAGTGCCTATTCGGTGCGCACCCGCGAGGGGCTGCCGGTGTCGGTGCCGATTTTTCCGGAAGAAATTCACGAGATCACAGGCGCGAACGTCTGGACGGTTCGCAATCTTCATGAACGACTGGACCAACTGGACAC
Proteins encoded:
- a CDS encoding methyl-accepting chemotaxis protein, which produces MTSAVEEVARNAVSTSEASRTTSEQASNGRDQARGAVVAINNATAEIAASTTMVKDLALQVRDIGKVLDVIRGIAEQTNLLALNAAIEAARAGEQGRGFAVVADEVRALAARTQASTGEIEGMISSVQSSADQAVGSMGKSQALVNDTQSLAQATGQALEQIAEAIAQINDRNLVIATASEEQAHVAREVDRNLVNIQDLSTQTAAGAHQTNASTQALAGLAVSFNTLVARFRV
- a CDS encoding ArsR/SmtB family transcription factor, producing MALCEPPRYDAHMRAFKHPLPSELSLERLLYALSDPVRLDIVRHLASVAEATCGELDGGRPKSSMSHHFRVLRDAGLVQTRNVGTTHMNTLRADALELRFPGLLNCILAQT
- a CDS encoding NADH:flavin oxidoreductase/NADH oxidase is translated as MSALFEPFSLKDVTLRNRIAIPPMCQYMADNGVINDWHHVHLASMARGGAGLVVVEATAVSPEGRITPGCAGIWSDEHAQAFIPAVKAIKAAGAVPGIQIAHAGRKASANRPWEGDDHIAATDPAGWQTIGPSPIAFGAHLPKVPQEMTLDDIARVRQDFVDAARRAREVGFEWIELHFAHGYLGQSFFSEHSNQRTDAYGGSFENRSRFLLETLAAVREVWPENLPLTARFGVIEYDGRDEQTLSESIELARRFKDGGLDLLSVSVGFTIPETNIPWGPAFMGPIAERVRREAGIPVTSAWGFGTPQLANDAIKAGHLDLVSVGRAHLADPHWAYFAAKELGVDNASWTLPAPYAHWLERYR
- a CDS encoding isocitrate lyase/PEP mutase family protein, with the protein product MSRISHSALRRNFRQLLASQACFETASVFDPMSARIAADLGFEVGILGGSVASLQVLAAPDFALITLSEFVEQATRIGRVAQLPFIADADHGYGNALNVMRTVEELERAGVAALTIEDTLLPAQFGRKSTDLISVEEGIGKVKAALEARVDPELAIIARTNAGVLSVEDCIERTLAYEKAGADGICIVGIKDFEHLERISEKLTVPLMLVTYGNPKLNDNARLAKLGVRIIVAGHAAYFASIKATYDSLRAQRQVTHSTENLSATELTHTYTLPESYVAWAEEFMDVKE
- the ligD gene encoding DNA ligase D encodes the protein MQNLKIATYNVNGIGTRLPNVLQWLEREQPDIVCLQELKAPDKAFPARELEAAGYGSLHLGQPSWNGVAILARDAEPLLIQKGLPGMEDDTHARYLEAAAHGLVVGCLYLPNGNPQPGPKFDYKLKWFECLIDHAKTLQSSDHPVVLAGDYNVVPTDDDIYNTRSWLKDALLQPESRECFQRLLAQGWLDSLRHIYPDERIYTYWDYFRKHWQTNSGLRIDHLLLNPALAPHLQDAGVDAWVRGEEHASDHAPTWVRLGAARKKTRKPASAKSTSAQSAPATRKHREPSGETKTKRSAPAAAKKSALPDSIKPELATLVESAPEGDWRYEIKFDGYRVMARVDNGSVRLFTRNGHDWTHKLPGQAEAIVSLGLESAWLDGEMVVANEQGVPDFQALQNAFEKGRSENIVYYLFDMPFLNGTDLREVALEQRREALSEVLKSCDDDVLRFSDDFGETPEALLNSACQMQMEGLIGKRAGSPYVSRRSTDWIKLKCKRRQEFVVVGYTEPKGARSKFGALLLGLHDAESGELRYCGKVGTGFNEATLTTIYDQLLPLEIKKTAVVNPPTGFEAKGVHWLDPVLLAEVAFAEITQEGSVRHAVFQGLRNDKPAQSITEERPVPATAATTEKKTPANPAHARTEAEKSTPPATTGKIRLTHPERIIDPVSGATKRDLADYYISVSEWLLPQLAQRPVALVRAPEGVTGELFFQKNAEHLAIPGIETMGKAYTGHPVMLINNLEALVGAVQMSAMELHVWNAVAKDLERPDRFILDLDPDPALPWKSMVEATQMTQAVLDELGLKSFLKTSGGKGIHVVVPLTPKADWDAVKAFSHAIVKHMAKLVPDRFSAVSGPKNRIGRIFIDYLRNGLGATTVSAYSVRTREGLPVSVPIFPEEIHEITGANVWTVRNLHERLDQLDTDPWADLPSTRQTITADMRARVGMKR